In Streptomyces longhuiensis, the following proteins share a genomic window:
- a CDS encoding histidine phosphatase family protein, producing the protein MGDLLLVRHGETEWALSGQHTSWTDIPLTENGREQARKLAPLVHSYHVGAVFSSPMVRAHETAKLAGLGNVRVDADLCEWDYGAYEGVTTLEIQRTRPGWFLFTDGVAPGPPEHPGESPEEVGARADRMLAKVDAALSENEGSVVLVGHGHFLRVLTARRLGLTPADGAHFLLATGTVSRLSTEHGRPVVAGWNLRP; encoded by the coding sequence ATGGGTGACCTGCTGCTGGTCCGGCACGGCGAGACCGAGTGGGCCCTGTCCGGGCAGCACACGAGCTGGACCGACATCCCGCTGACGGAGAACGGCCGCGAGCAGGCCCGCAAGCTCGCCCCGCTCGTCCACAGCTACCACGTGGGTGCCGTCTTCTCGAGCCCGATGGTGCGTGCGCACGAGACCGCGAAACTCGCCGGTCTCGGGAACGTGCGGGTCGACGCCGACCTCTGCGAGTGGGACTACGGCGCGTACGAGGGCGTCACCACGCTCGAGATCCAGCGCACCCGGCCCGGCTGGTTCCTCTTCACGGACGGGGTCGCGCCGGGACCTCCGGAGCACCCCGGCGAGAGCCCCGAAGAGGTCGGGGCGCGGGCCGACCGGATGCTCGCCAAGGTGGACGCCGCGCTCTCGGAGAACGAGGGCAGCGTCGTCCTCGTCGGCCACGGCCACTTCCTGCGGGTCCTCACGGCGCGCAGGCTCGGCCTGACCCCGGCGGACGGCGCGCACTTCCTGCTGGCGACGGGCACGGTCAGCAGGCTGAGCACGGAGCACGGCCGCCCGGTCGTCGCCGGGTGGAACCTGCGTCCCTGA